One region of Quercus lobata isolate SW786 chromosome 2, ValleyOak3.0 Primary Assembly, whole genome shotgun sequence genomic DNA includes:
- the LOC115974146 gene encoding kinesin-like protein KIN-4A isoform X1: MEAGGEDCCVKVAVHIRPLIGDEKLQGCKDCVTVVSNKPQVQIGTHSFTFDHVYGSTGSPSSAMFEECIAPLVDGLFQGYNATVLAYGQTGSGKTYTMGTGFRDGCQTGIIPQVMNVLFSKIETLKHQTEFQLHVSFIEILKEEVRDLLDSTSLSKPETANGHAGKVPVPGKPPIQIRESSNGVITLAGSTELSVSTLKEMATCLEQGSLSRATGSTNMNNQSSRSHAIFTITLEQMRKFNPAISSDSSLDETLNEEYLCAKLHLVDLAGSERAKRTGSDGLRFKEGVHINKGLLALGNVISALGDEKKRKEGVHVPYRDSKLTRLLQDSLGGNSRTVMIACISPADINAEETLNTLKYANRARNIQNKPVINRDPMSNEMLKMRQQLEYLQAELCARTGGSSSDEVQVLKERITWLEAANEDLCRELHECRSRCTVGEQYETDVQDGNTCPLKSDGLKRGLHSMESSDYQMGETLTVGTISSRLSCQLSGDSREIDEEVAKEWEHTLLQNTMDKELHELNKRLEQKESEMKLFGEFDTVALKQHFGKKIMELEDEKKTVQKERDRLLAEVENLAANSDGQTQKLQDIHAHKLKSLESQILDLKKKQESQVQLLKQKQKSDEAAKRLQDEIQSIKAQKVQLQQRIKQEAEQFRQWKASREKELLQLRKEGRRNEYERHKLQALNQRQKMVLQRKTEEAAMATKRLKELLEARKSSVRDSSVIVNGNGTNGQSNEKALQRWLDHELEVMVKVQEVRYEYEKQSQVRAALAEELAMLKQVDEFASKGLSPPRGKNGIARASSMSPNARMARISSLENMLSISSNSLVAMASQLSEAEERERAFTNRGRWTQLRSMGDAKNLLQYMFNSLADFRCQLWEKDMEIKEIKEQLKELVGLLRQSETRRKEVEKELKLREQAVAIALTTSASAGLEQVNSQNSLKQFADDMSGPLSPMSVPAQKQLKYTPGIANGPVRESAAFIDQTRKMVPIGQLSMKKLAVVGQAGRLWRWKRSHHQWLVQFKWKWQKPWRLSELIRHSDETIIRSRPRPQALQDTM; encoded by the exons ATGGAAGCTGGAGGAGAAGATTGTTGCGTGAAAGTCGCGGTTCACATCAGACCGCTCATCGGCGATGAGAAACTCCAAGGCTGTAAAGACTGTGTCACTGTTGTGTCTAACAAACCACAG GTACAGATTGGTACACATTCCTTTACCTTTGATCATGTCTATGGAAGCACGGGTTCTCCCTCATCTGCCATGTTTGAGGAATGTATTGCTCCACTAGTTGATGGTCTATTCCAAGGATATAATGCTACGGTTCTTGCTTATGGTCAG ACGGGTTCTGGTAAAACATATACCATGGGCACAGGCTTCAGAGATGGTTGCCAAACAGGAATAATCCCTCAAGTTATGAATGTTCTGTTCAGCAAGATTGAAACTCTAAAGCATCAAACTGAATTTCAATTGCATGTTTCCTTTATTGAG ATTCTAAAAGAAGAAGTACGAGACTTGCTGGATTCCACTTCTTTGAGCAAACCAGAGACTGCAAATGGGCATGCAGGGAAAGTACCTGTTCCTGGGAAACCACCCATACAAATTCGTGAATCATCAAATGGTGTGATTACACTGGCAGGTTCTACTGAACTCAGTGTAAGTACATTAAAGGAAATGGCTACTTGCCTCGAACAAGGATCATTGAGCAGGGCAACTGGGAGTACAAATATGAACAACCAGTCAAG CCGTTCTCATGCCATCTTCACCATCACATTAGAGCAAATGCGCAAGTTCAATCCAGCTATCTCTAGTGATAGCAGTCTTGATGAGACTCTGAATGAAGAATATCTATGTGCCAAATTGCATTTAGTAGATCTTGCTGGATCAGAGCGAGCTAAAAGAACTGGTTCTGATGGTCTACGTTTTAAGGAAG GTGTTCACATTAACAAGGGCCTTCTTGCACTTGGTAATGTTATCAGTGCACTTGGTGATGAGAAAAAGCGCAAAGAAGGTGTTCATGTTCCATACAGGGACAGTAAGCTTACTCGGCTTTTGCAG GATTCACTTGGTGGTAACAGCAGAACTGTTATGATAG CCTGCATTAGTCCTGCTGATATTAATGCTGAAGAAACCCTTAACACTTTAAAGTATGCAAATCGTGCTCGCAACATCCAAAATAAGCCTGTT ATCAATAGAGATCCTATGTCCAATGAGATGCTAAAAATGCGTCAACAACTAGAGTATTTGCAGGCTGAGCTTTGTGCTCGTACAGGAGGATCTTCTTCTGATGAAGTACAG GTTCTCAAGGAAAGGATTACTTGGCTTGAAGCTGCTAATGAGGATCTCTGTCGGGAACTTCACGAATGCCGCAGCAGATGCACAGTTGGAGAACAATATGAAACAGATGTTCAA GATGGTAATACTTGCCCTCTAAAAAGTGATGGTCTTAAAAGGGGCTTGCATAGCATGGAGTCATCTGATTATCAAATGGGTGAAACACTAACAG TTGGAACCATTTCATCTAGGCTAAGTTGCCAATTATCAGGTGATTCAAGGGAAATTGATGAAGAAGTAGCAAAAGAATGGGAGCACACACTTCTGCAAAATACTATGGACAAAGAATTACATGAATTAAATAAACGTTTAGAACAGAAAGAG TCAGAGATGAAACTTTTTGGAGAGTTTGACACTGTGGCCCTCAAGCAGCACTTTGGAAAGAAAATCATGGAACTTGAGGATGAAAAGAAAACAGTGCAG AAAGAGAGGGATCGTTTGTTGGCTGAAGTTGAAAATCTTGCTGCTAATTCAGATGGACAAACACAGAAATTGCAAGATATCCATGCCCATAAATTAAAATCACTTGAGTCTCAG ATTCTGGATCTCAAGAAGAAACAGGAGAGCCAGGTCCAGCTTttaaagcaaaagcaaaaaagcGATGAAGCGGCAAAGCGATTGCAAGATGAAATTCAGTCCATAAAGGCACAAAAG GTTCAATTACAACAAAGGATAAAACAAGAGGCAGAACAATTTCGGCAGTGGAAGGCTTCTCGAGAAAAGGAGCTGCTGCAG TTACGTAAGGAGGGAAGGAGAAATGAGTATGAAAGGCATAAGCTTCAAGCTTTAAATCAGCGCCAGAAAATG GTTCTTCAAAGAAAGACGGAAGAGGCTGCCATGGCCACCAAGAGGCTAAAAGAATTACTAGAAGCCCGAAAGTCTTCTGTCCGTGACAGCTCAg TTATTGTCAATGGAAATGGAACAAATGGGCAG AGCAATGAGAAAGCCTTGCAACGTTGGCTTGATCACGAGCTAGAAGTCATGGTGAAAGTGCAAGAAGTTCGTTATGAGTATGAGAAGCAAAGTCAAGT GCGAGCTGCACTGGCAGAAGAGTTAGCCATGCTGAAGCAAGTGGATGAGTTTGCCTCAAAAGGTCTTAGTCCTCCAAGAGGAAAGAATGGAATTGCTAG AGCATCCTCCATGTCACCAAATGCAAGAATGGCCAGAATTTCTTCACTTGAGAACATGTTGAGTATATCCTCCAATTCACTTGTAGCTATGGCCTCGCAACTTTCAGAGGCAGAAGAGCGGGAGCGTGCCTTTACTAACCGTGGACGTTGGACTCAATTGCGCTCAATGGGAGATGCAAAGAATTTGCTTCAATATATGTTCAATTCTCTTGCAGACTTTAG GTGCCAATTATGGGAGAAGGATATGGAAATCAAGGAAATAAAAGAACAACTTAAAGAACTAGTAGGACTATTGCGGCAGAGTGAGACACGAAGAAAGGAAGTTGAGAAGGAACTAAAATTGAGAGAGCAAGCTGTTGCAATTGCATTGACTACATCAGCTTCG GCTGGGCTTGAACAGGTGAACTCACAGAATTCCTTGAAACAATTTGCTGATGACATGAGTGGTCCCTTGTCGCCAATGTCTGTGCCAGCACAGAAACAGCTCAAATATACACCAGGCATTGCTAATGGCCCGGTCAGAGAATCAGCAGCATTTATAGATCAGACGAGAAAG ATGGTACCAATTGGGCAGTTGTCAATGAAAAAATTGGCAGTTGTGGGACAAGCTGGGAGGCTCTGGAGGTGGAAGAGAAGTCATCACCAATGGCTAGTACAGTTTAAATGGAAGTGGCAGAAGCCATGGAGACTTTCGGAATTGATTAGACACAGCGATGAAACAATCATAAGGTCAAGGCCTCGTCCCCAAGCTCTACAAGATACAATGTAA
- the LOC115974146 gene encoding kinesin-like protein KIN-4A isoform X3 produces MFPLLSKHLTKRFQCEKILKEEVRDLLDSTSLSKPETANGHAGKVPVPGKPPIQIRESSNGVITLAGSTELSVSTLKEMATCLEQGSLSRATGSTNMNNQSSRSHAIFTITLEQMRKFNPAISSDSSLDETLNEEYLCAKLHLVDLAGSERAKRTGSDGLRFKEGVHINKGLLALGNVISALGDEKKRKEGVHVPYRDSKLTRLLQDSLGGNSRTVMIACISPADINAEETLNTLKYANRARNIQNKPVINRDPMSNEMLKMRQQLEYLQAELCARTGGSSSDEVQVLKERITWLEAANEDLCRELHECRSRCTVGEQYETDVQDGNTCPLKSDGLKRGLHSMESSDYQMGETLTVGTISSRLSCQLSGDSREIDEEVAKEWEHTLLQNTMDKELHELNKRLEQKESEMKLFGEFDTVALKQHFGKKIMELEDEKKTVQKERDRLLAEVENLAANSDGQTQKLQDIHAHKLKSLESQILDLKKKQESQVQLLKQKQKSDEAAKRLQDEIQSIKAQKVQLQQRIKQEAEQFRQWKASREKELLQLRKEGRRNEYERHKLQALNQRQKMVLQRKTEEAAMATKRLKELLEARKSSVRDSSVIVNGNGTNGQSNEKALQRWLDHELEVMVKVQEVRYEYEKQSQVRAALAEELAMLKQVDEFASKGLSPPRGKNGIARASSMSPNARMARISSLENMLSISSNSLVAMASQLSEAEERERAFTNRGRWTQLRSMGDAKNLLQYMFNSLADFRCQLWEKDMEIKEIKEQLKELVGLLRQSETRRKEVEKELKLREQAVAIALTTSASAGLEQVNSQNSLKQFADDMSGPLSPMSVPAQKQLKYTPGIANGPVRESAAFIDQTRKMVPIGQLSMKKLAVVGQAGRLWRWKRSHHQWLVQFKWKWQKPWRLSELIRHSDETIIRSRPRPQALQDTM; encoded by the exons ATGTTTCCTTTATTGAG CAAGCATCTGACTAAAAGATTTCAATGTGAAAAGATTCTAAAAGAAGAAGTACGAGACTTGCTGGATTCCACTTCTTTGAGCAAACCAGAGACTGCAAATGGGCATGCAGGGAAAGTACCTGTTCCTGGGAAACCACCCATACAAATTCGTGAATCATCAAATGGTGTGATTACACTGGCAGGTTCTACTGAACTCAGTGTAAGTACATTAAAGGAAATGGCTACTTGCCTCGAACAAGGATCATTGAGCAGGGCAACTGGGAGTACAAATATGAACAACCAGTCAAG CCGTTCTCATGCCATCTTCACCATCACATTAGAGCAAATGCGCAAGTTCAATCCAGCTATCTCTAGTGATAGCAGTCTTGATGAGACTCTGAATGAAGAATATCTATGTGCCAAATTGCATTTAGTAGATCTTGCTGGATCAGAGCGAGCTAAAAGAACTGGTTCTGATGGTCTACGTTTTAAGGAAG GTGTTCACATTAACAAGGGCCTTCTTGCACTTGGTAATGTTATCAGTGCACTTGGTGATGAGAAAAAGCGCAAAGAAGGTGTTCATGTTCCATACAGGGACAGTAAGCTTACTCGGCTTTTGCAG GATTCACTTGGTGGTAACAGCAGAACTGTTATGATAG CCTGCATTAGTCCTGCTGATATTAATGCTGAAGAAACCCTTAACACTTTAAAGTATGCAAATCGTGCTCGCAACATCCAAAATAAGCCTGTT ATCAATAGAGATCCTATGTCCAATGAGATGCTAAAAATGCGTCAACAACTAGAGTATTTGCAGGCTGAGCTTTGTGCTCGTACAGGAGGATCTTCTTCTGATGAAGTACAG GTTCTCAAGGAAAGGATTACTTGGCTTGAAGCTGCTAATGAGGATCTCTGTCGGGAACTTCACGAATGCCGCAGCAGATGCACAGTTGGAGAACAATATGAAACAGATGTTCAA GATGGTAATACTTGCCCTCTAAAAAGTGATGGTCTTAAAAGGGGCTTGCATAGCATGGAGTCATCTGATTATCAAATGGGTGAAACACTAACAG TTGGAACCATTTCATCTAGGCTAAGTTGCCAATTATCAGGTGATTCAAGGGAAATTGATGAAGAAGTAGCAAAAGAATGGGAGCACACACTTCTGCAAAATACTATGGACAAAGAATTACATGAATTAAATAAACGTTTAGAACAGAAAGAG TCAGAGATGAAACTTTTTGGAGAGTTTGACACTGTGGCCCTCAAGCAGCACTTTGGAAAGAAAATCATGGAACTTGAGGATGAAAAGAAAACAGTGCAG AAAGAGAGGGATCGTTTGTTGGCTGAAGTTGAAAATCTTGCTGCTAATTCAGATGGACAAACACAGAAATTGCAAGATATCCATGCCCATAAATTAAAATCACTTGAGTCTCAG ATTCTGGATCTCAAGAAGAAACAGGAGAGCCAGGTCCAGCTTttaaagcaaaagcaaaaaagcGATGAAGCGGCAAAGCGATTGCAAGATGAAATTCAGTCCATAAAGGCACAAAAG GTTCAATTACAACAAAGGATAAAACAAGAGGCAGAACAATTTCGGCAGTGGAAGGCTTCTCGAGAAAAGGAGCTGCTGCAG TTACGTAAGGAGGGAAGGAGAAATGAGTATGAAAGGCATAAGCTTCAAGCTTTAAATCAGCGCCAGAAAATG GTTCTTCAAAGAAAGACGGAAGAGGCTGCCATGGCCACCAAGAGGCTAAAAGAATTACTAGAAGCCCGAAAGTCTTCTGTCCGTGACAGCTCAg TTATTGTCAATGGAAATGGAACAAATGGGCAG AGCAATGAGAAAGCCTTGCAACGTTGGCTTGATCACGAGCTAGAAGTCATGGTGAAAGTGCAAGAAGTTCGTTATGAGTATGAGAAGCAAAGTCAAGT GCGAGCTGCACTGGCAGAAGAGTTAGCCATGCTGAAGCAAGTGGATGAGTTTGCCTCAAAAGGTCTTAGTCCTCCAAGAGGAAAGAATGGAATTGCTAG AGCATCCTCCATGTCACCAAATGCAAGAATGGCCAGAATTTCTTCACTTGAGAACATGTTGAGTATATCCTCCAATTCACTTGTAGCTATGGCCTCGCAACTTTCAGAGGCAGAAGAGCGGGAGCGTGCCTTTACTAACCGTGGACGTTGGACTCAATTGCGCTCAATGGGAGATGCAAAGAATTTGCTTCAATATATGTTCAATTCTCTTGCAGACTTTAG GTGCCAATTATGGGAGAAGGATATGGAAATCAAGGAAATAAAAGAACAACTTAAAGAACTAGTAGGACTATTGCGGCAGAGTGAGACACGAAGAAAGGAAGTTGAGAAGGAACTAAAATTGAGAGAGCAAGCTGTTGCAATTGCATTGACTACATCAGCTTCG GCTGGGCTTGAACAGGTGAACTCACAGAATTCCTTGAAACAATTTGCTGATGACATGAGTGGTCCCTTGTCGCCAATGTCTGTGCCAGCACAGAAACAGCTCAAATATACACCAGGCATTGCTAATGGCCCGGTCAGAGAATCAGCAGCATTTATAGATCAGACGAGAAAG ATGGTACCAATTGGGCAGTTGTCAATGAAAAAATTGGCAGTTGTGGGACAAGCTGGGAGGCTCTGGAGGTGGAAGAGAAGTCATCACCAATGGCTAGTACAGTTTAAATGGAAGTGGCAGAAGCCATGGAGACTTTCGGAATTGATTAGACACAGCGATGAAACAATCATAAGGTCAAGGCCTCGTCCCCAAGCTCTACAAGATACAATGTAA
- the LOC115974146 gene encoding kinesin-like protein KIN-4A isoform X2: MEAGGEDCCVKVAVHIRPLIGDEKLQGCKDCVTVVSNKPQVQIGTHSFTFDHVYGSTGSPSSAMFEECIAPLVDGLFQGYNATVLAYGQTGSGKTYTMGTGFRDGCQTGIIPQVMNVLFSKIETLKHQTEFQLHVSFIEILKEEVRDLLDSTSLSKPETANGHAGKVPVPGKPPIQIRESSNGVITLAGSTELSVSTLKEMATCLEQGSLSRATGSTNMNNQSSRSHAIFTITLEQMRKFNPAISSDSSLDETLNEEYLCAKLHLVDLAGSERAKRTGSDGLRFKEGVHINKGLLALGNVISALGDEKKRKEGVHVPYRDSKLTRLLQDSLGGNSRTVMIACISPADINAEETLNTLKYANRARNIQNKPVINRDPMSNEMLKMRQQLEYLQAELCARTGGSSSDEVQVLKERITWLEAANEDLCRELHECRSRCTVGEQYETDVQDGNTCPLKSDGLKRGLHSMESSDYQMGETLTGDSREIDEEVAKEWEHTLLQNTMDKELHELNKRLEQKESEMKLFGEFDTVALKQHFGKKIMELEDEKKTVQKERDRLLAEVENLAANSDGQTQKLQDIHAHKLKSLESQILDLKKKQESQVQLLKQKQKSDEAAKRLQDEIQSIKAQKVQLQQRIKQEAEQFRQWKASREKELLQLRKEGRRNEYERHKLQALNQRQKMVLQRKTEEAAMATKRLKELLEARKSSVRDSSVIVNGNGTNGQSNEKALQRWLDHELEVMVKVQEVRYEYEKQSQVRAALAEELAMLKQVDEFASKGLSPPRGKNGIARASSMSPNARMARISSLENMLSISSNSLVAMASQLSEAEERERAFTNRGRWTQLRSMGDAKNLLQYMFNSLADFRCQLWEKDMEIKEIKEQLKELVGLLRQSETRRKEVEKELKLREQAVAIALTTSASAGLEQVNSQNSLKQFADDMSGPLSPMSVPAQKQLKYTPGIANGPVRESAAFIDQTRKMVPIGQLSMKKLAVVGQAGRLWRWKRSHHQWLVQFKWKWQKPWRLSELIRHSDETIIRSRPRPQALQDTM, from the exons ATGGAAGCTGGAGGAGAAGATTGTTGCGTGAAAGTCGCGGTTCACATCAGACCGCTCATCGGCGATGAGAAACTCCAAGGCTGTAAAGACTGTGTCACTGTTGTGTCTAACAAACCACAG GTACAGATTGGTACACATTCCTTTACCTTTGATCATGTCTATGGAAGCACGGGTTCTCCCTCATCTGCCATGTTTGAGGAATGTATTGCTCCACTAGTTGATGGTCTATTCCAAGGATATAATGCTACGGTTCTTGCTTATGGTCAG ACGGGTTCTGGTAAAACATATACCATGGGCACAGGCTTCAGAGATGGTTGCCAAACAGGAATAATCCCTCAAGTTATGAATGTTCTGTTCAGCAAGATTGAAACTCTAAAGCATCAAACTGAATTTCAATTGCATGTTTCCTTTATTGAG ATTCTAAAAGAAGAAGTACGAGACTTGCTGGATTCCACTTCTTTGAGCAAACCAGAGACTGCAAATGGGCATGCAGGGAAAGTACCTGTTCCTGGGAAACCACCCATACAAATTCGTGAATCATCAAATGGTGTGATTACACTGGCAGGTTCTACTGAACTCAGTGTAAGTACATTAAAGGAAATGGCTACTTGCCTCGAACAAGGATCATTGAGCAGGGCAACTGGGAGTACAAATATGAACAACCAGTCAAG CCGTTCTCATGCCATCTTCACCATCACATTAGAGCAAATGCGCAAGTTCAATCCAGCTATCTCTAGTGATAGCAGTCTTGATGAGACTCTGAATGAAGAATATCTATGTGCCAAATTGCATTTAGTAGATCTTGCTGGATCAGAGCGAGCTAAAAGAACTGGTTCTGATGGTCTACGTTTTAAGGAAG GTGTTCACATTAACAAGGGCCTTCTTGCACTTGGTAATGTTATCAGTGCACTTGGTGATGAGAAAAAGCGCAAAGAAGGTGTTCATGTTCCATACAGGGACAGTAAGCTTACTCGGCTTTTGCAG GATTCACTTGGTGGTAACAGCAGAACTGTTATGATAG CCTGCATTAGTCCTGCTGATATTAATGCTGAAGAAACCCTTAACACTTTAAAGTATGCAAATCGTGCTCGCAACATCCAAAATAAGCCTGTT ATCAATAGAGATCCTATGTCCAATGAGATGCTAAAAATGCGTCAACAACTAGAGTATTTGCAGGCTGAGCTTTGTGCTCGTACAGGAGGATCTTCTTCTGATGAAGTACAG GTTCTCAAGGAAAGGATTACTTGGCTTGAAGCTGCTAATGAGGATCTCTGTCGGGAACTTCACGAATGCCGCAGCAGATGCACAGTTGGAGAACAATATGAAACAGATGTTCAA GATGGTAATACTTGCCCTCTAAAAAGTGATGGTCTTAAAAGGGGCTTGCATAGCATGGAGTCATCTGATTATCAAATGGGTGAAACACTAACAG GTGATTCAAGGGAAATTGATGAAGAAGTAGCAAAAGAATGGGAGCACACACTTCTGCAAAATACTATGGACAAAGAATTACATGAATTAAATAAACGTTTAGAACAGAAAGAG TCAGAGATGAAACTTTTTGGAGAGTTTGACACTGTGGCCCTCAAGCAGCACTTTGGAAAGAAAATCATGGAACTTGAGGATGAAAAGAAAACAGTGCAG AAAGAGAGGGATCGTTTGTTGGCTGAAGTTGAAAATCTTGCTGCTAATTCAGATGGACAAACACAGAAATTGCAAGATATCCATGCCCATAAATTAAAATCACTTGAGTCTCAG ATTCTGGATCTCAAGAAGAAACAGGAGAGCCAGGTCCAGCTTttaaagcaaaagcaaaaaagcGATGAAGCGGCAAAGCGATTGCAAGATGAAATTCAGTCCATAAAGGCACAAAAG GTTCAATTACAACAAAGGATAAAACAAGAGGCAGAACAATTTCGGCAGTGGAAGGCTTCTCGAGAAAAGGAGCTGCTGCAG TTACGTAAGGAGGGAAGGAGAAATGAGTATGAAAGGCATAAGCTTCAAGCTTTAAATCAGCGCCAGAAAATG GTTCTTCAAAGAAAGACGGAAGAGGCTGCCATGGCCACCAAGAGGCTAAAAGAATTACTAGAAGCCCGAAAGTCTTCTGTCCGTGACAGCTCAg TTATTGTCAATGGAAATGGAACAAATGGGCAG AGCAATGAGAAAGCCTTGCAACGTTGGCTTGATCACGAGCTAGAAGTCATGGTGAAAGTGCAAGAAGTTCGTTATGAGTATGAGAAGCAAAGTCAAGT GCGAGCTGCACTGGCAGAAGAGTTAGCCATGCTGAAGCAAGTGGATGAGTTTGCCTCAAAAGGTCTTAGTCCTCCAAGAGGAAAGAATGGAATTGCTAG AGCATCCTCCATGTCACCAAATGCAAGAATGGCCAGAATTTCTTCACTTGAGAACATGTTGAGTATATCCTCCAATTCACTTGTAGCTATGGCCTCGCAACTTTCAGAGGCAGAAGAGCGGGAGCGTGCCTTTACTAACCGTGGACGTTGGACTCAATTGCGCTCAATGGGAGATGCAAAGAATTTGCTTCAATATATGTTCAATTCTCTTGCAGACTTTAG GTGCCAATTATGGGAGAAGGATATGGAAATCAAGGAAATAAAAGAACAACTTAAAGAACTAGTAGGACTATTGCGGCAGAGTGAGACACGAAGAAAGGAAGTTGAGAAGGAACTAAAATTGAGAGAGCAAGCTGTTGCAATTGCATTGACTACATCAGCTTCG GCTGGGCTTGAACAGGTGAACTCACAGAATTCCTTGAAACAATTTGCTGATGACATGAGTGGTCCCTTGTCGCCAATGTCTGTGCCAGCACAGAAACAGCTCAAATATACACCAGGCATTGCTAATGGCCCGGTCAGAGAATCAGCAGCATTTATAGATCAGACGAGAAAG ATGGTACCAATTGGGCAGTTGTCAATGAAAAAATTGGCAGTTGTGGGACAAGCTGGGAGGCTCTGGAGGTGGAAGAGAAGTCATCACCAATGGCTAGTACAGTTTAAATGGAAGTGGCAGAAGCCATGGAGACTTTCGGAATTGATTAGACACAGCGATGAAACAATCATAAGGTCAAGGCCTCGTCCCCAAGCTCTACAAGATACAATGTAA